In the Salvia miltiorrhiza cultivar Shanhuang (shh) chromosome 8, IMPLAD_Smil_shh, whole genome shotgun sequence genome, AATGGTGGAAGAGGCTGAACATATGTTGGTATCTATGAAGAAGATTGATGTTCAACCCAACATTGTCATATACAATGCATTGATTGATGGGTACTGTTTGCAAGGAAAAGTGGATGATGCCGAACGCATTTTTCAATTAGCAGTGAATTCTGGAATCAATCCCGATATCATAAGCTACACTAGCTTGATGAACGGGTATTGCAAAATTGGGCGAGTTAATAAAGTTTCGCGTATTTTTAACGAAATTCGCACCGAAGGGTTAGAGCGCGATGTTATTTGTTATGGAATAATGCTAGAGGCGCTATTTCGTGAAGGCAGATGCCAGGATGGCTTGAATTTGTTCAAAGAGATGCAAACTCTAGGATTGTCTCCTGATGTCAAGACTTACAATATCTTGTTGGATGGTCTGTGTAATGCTCATCGTATCACTGAAGCATTTTCCATATTGCACACCATGGAAGGTAAATGCATCGTTCCAGACATAGTAACATTCAATATTCTCATTGAGGGATTGTGCAACGACAACAAAGTCAGAGAAGCAAAAGATCTATTTGACAAACTTCCATCCAAAGGTTTGCAGCCTGACGTCATAACTTATACAATCCTTATCGGTGCACTTTGTGAGGAAGGGCAGATAGAGGAGGCTAAGGATTTGATGACGCAAATGGTAAGCAACGATTGCTTGCCTAATAGTGTAACATACAATGTTTTTGTTCGAGGTCTTCTGAAAATTAACAAGATGCTTGATGCAATGCCACTTTTGGAAGAGATGGATTCAAGGGGATTTACACTTGACAAAACTGCATATTCGATGTTGATTGAACATGTTAAAATGGAAGGTAGAGATAGTGTTCTGGTTGATAAGGTTAAGAAACTTTTACCGAAGGACTTCTATTCTAGTTAGGTTTTATGTTGTGTTTGTCGGTCAAGAATTATTACAATAGAGCTTAAGGGGAAAGTACATTtgcttatttgtttatttaatctttatgttatgatgatttaaaatgtttcaattttgtaGTTGTGATGTTGTTTATTTAATCTCTATGTTTTCTACATATAATAAAgtgcccctctctctctctctcacctatGACACACACATTTGTAGTAGTAGGCAATGACACTGTGGGTGGAACTGTTGCTCAACTTCTGCATTCATTGTATGTGCAAATTGGAGCTACATTTAATTTAGTTTCACTATGTAAGAATTATGTATGTGAAATCTTGATTGAAATCGAGATCTCTCTCTGTTTTGTCTGAGCTTGTAAGTTGATGTGTGGCGATCTTTAAGTGAGCTTTGAACTCGAGGCCCTCCAATACCTCCAGTGGTATCTGAGGTTCATTTTCATCATTGAAAACTGAGCATCGAAAATAATAAGCAATTTGTTTTCTTGGGGAGAAAAAAAGAAACACAGAAAATGCATCACCTTGAACAAGAACTGCCGCAAGAAACAGTATGAATAAGAACAAGTGATGGAAGGGATGTcaatgggagagagagagagaggttactGCTGAGCTCTATCTGTGTATTAATTGTTTTTCACTTGTCAATAGTTTTTAACTGCCTCCTGTTTGGGAAGCACGACACAGATTCTAAAGGATAAGGGCAATGTTCCTGTTTGAGGCAACACTGACCCCACCAATCGAAGGCTATAGCGAGAAGATCAACGAGGCAACACGGAAGAGTGTTGAAGGGAAGAAGCGCAGATGATAAGAGGTTAGAATGCTATTTCATAATTCTTTCACAATCAAATTCTATCATGCATGTTTCAAGTGTTGGGAATGGGAGTGtttactttgggtgatagcttACATAGATAACAATAATATAGGCTAATTCACTGCATGCAGTTTGATGGATTGAATAATTTTGAGCTTATTTGAACATCCAATTCTTCAAATTCGCAATCATGTATTGTGAATCTCTTCCATCACCCATAGCAAACGCCCTCTTAAAGAACAATCGTAATCCCATTAGAGTTTTTAACTACATAAATTTTGACTTTTAATTGCTGAAGAAAATCTACTGTAGCTTAATAAACCTAATGTTGCAGTATGCAGTATTCCAAAAGATCTTCTGCACCAAAAATCACAACCTTTACACCAAATTGCAAATTCCCTATGTTTTGTGCAGATGACTAACGGGCCTTCCAACGATAGGGAGCTAGTTGTCTCTCGCTATAAACCTTGTTGTGTTCTTGTAGTCGAGCAGAAAAGAGCTGGTGGGAGACATCGAAGAATTAAAGAAGAAGATCACTGGTTCGGAGCAGAATTCCTCGAAGAAGTCTGCCTGCGTGTTTCCTCGTCTCAACCTTAGATAGACTGTTTTGTGTAATCTGCAGAAGATGCAACTAGTGTGTGTGATGTAGAGTAGGCCCTTGTGTATTTTGCCTTTGTTTCGACACATGCAAATAATGTTCCATTAATTCTCATTAAACAGCTTTGCTTGTTGATTTTTgcttatattccctccgtccactaattgttggcctaggaggcaaaacacgagttttaagaaaattagtatgttcatttatttttatacgaacatatcaacgaacattagtatgttcatttgttttttatacgaacatatcatCTCCCTCTCACATACCCACAttcagatctctctctctctcgaactCAGCCACCACGGCCTTCCTCTATTCCCAGTGACATGATCTATTtcaatgaacattagtatgtttatttgtttttatacgaatattagtatgttcatttattttttatacgaacatatcatCTCTTACTGCTTTTACTCAGAACTCACCTGGactcgaattttatatcaatagaaacctctttgaatctagtttaattttaaaaaacgtatgttgaaaaactccaagtagtttaagagatatgaccattttcccACTGCCTACCAGATTTGGCAGTTTCAGGCAACCTGAAGTtcggatttttgaaaaatagtaaatgttgtcgaAATgtgctcaaattttatatgtgtatatctaacacatatatattcaCACCATAAAAAGTTGAGAAGTAAATATCAACAGATGGTTACTGAAAGAGATGACTTAAGTGTCTGCCATATGAAAGTTTCCACAGAAACTGGCAGTGGAAGtcttgaattttaaaagggtagtaaatgaAATTCAAATGACTTGAAAATTTGCATGAATGTTCACCACAATCCTATCTATACCCCACAAAATTCTCAAGGTTTTTGAGAAACAGGAATTCATCGAAACAAAGGCTTCGATTCACCTTCGTCTATGTGAGCAAGAATAAAAGCTGTTCGCCGGGGGGTTTTCCGATCGTCGTTTTGTGATGGTGTTTAGCCGTGAAGGTCTACGGCTTGGTTGTCCTTGTGCAAGGTAGATCGGGCTACATGACGGTGGTTTCTCGGTCCTTTTTTGTCGTAGGGAGAacgagaaacgaaggccgtgaGTCGGCCGGTTGCTAAGTCGAGAAATCAATGTTGCTACTGAGCCGTGCAGTCGCAGGAGTTGTTGGCGGTTGTGTTCCAGAAGAGGGTGCGCCCCCCACCGTTGACCGGAGGGCGAGGAGGGCGGCACAGTCGCTGGAGAGATCTGAGGAGGCGGCGGGAGAGGAGAGGACGGCGGCAGCGGAGGAGAGGACGTCCAGATTTCAAACCCagataataataaaaatcaattGTTGATCATGAACATAAATAATTGAATGAAAACCTTCTGTATATTATCATAACTAGCGTATCAGAAATGTTAAgtttctaaaattaaataagattttattgatGTTAATTAAGGGATTATGCGGTTATGATTATTATGGAATGACAATTAGAACCTTGCGCCACATCTAATATGAATGTAAATGGATGAATCTGATTCGTCCGATCATGTAAGATCAATGAACatgatttggtctctattcttTGTGTAGATGATGGTCTCtattgaacctctccctattgatataaatatacatttttgcaaacaaatgtatatcttagctTCTTAATATGTAGAGTGATACTTATTTTCAAAAGTATACATTATTGATAACAAATGTAAATTGAcaatatatagttaattaacaatttaatataaatcaaataactgaaagtataatttattattaagaaaaatatatattgtactGAACAAAAGTAACGTTTATTAAACTATACATCGCATCATTTGAACTGATACTTTACCTAAGAACAGGGACGGATCTGAGAATTTAATTAGGATCGGGCGAGATTTCGTCGGatgattttaatgaatttttagtaAAGAAAACAGGCCGGACGACCAGGCGACCACCGAgatttcatcaatatatatatatatatatatatatatatatatatatataggggagggctacggtaaaaacacttcttaaaatataaatataaacgttttttaatgtacgaattttatccaacagggttacgaattcatcaaacatggttacgaattgtgaaaaataattttttgttacctttgggattcgaactcaggaccacgaattcatccaagagggttacgaatcaaccgtagatcttgatgatctaagggctgaaaatcatttatattttatacacttaagagtgtttttattatagccctaccctatatatatatatatatatatatataaggtgcggttatagtgagaaccacaattatcgtgagaacataagaaccaataaaattactgcatctgctatacaaattaatgcatccgctattaaatttaatgcatccgaaaaaaataatttttttgctcccttcaggattcgaacccagcacctgcatccatccaccaagatgatgcatccaccgtagatcttgatgatcgaatggcttaaaatggttctccgttcttattttattagtggttcttatttgaacctctccctatatatatatatatatgggcgcgctctagtgagaccccctatttttcgtgtaacatgagtacaatgaataagtcatataatactaatgaacaaaacgtatatctaatgaacaagatgtatatactgatgaaaaataaaatttaaaaaattcgtaatgaataagacatatatactgatgaacagggccgtatatactgatgaacaatgcagtatatactgatgaataacaaaatttaaaatattctgctccctccaggattcgaaccctgtgaaaaaaatcactctccaaatacaatatcagccataggattgataaaataaacgcaccagatcgtgtccaatatctcactaaaattagggggtctcattggagcggccccctatatatatatatatatatatatatatatatatatatatatatatatatatatatagggtagggttaatataaaaacccctcttaagatgaaaactaggaaccaatttaaagccattgatttaaataaaatagagggctgagattaaactacagatgcacaatttcgattgcatagatgcacaatttcgatttgcttgagtattttgcattgttggtttcaattgcataaattgcatattttttaagtgcacaataaaatataatagatgcacactTTCTTTTGTTgattaaatcctaaccattagatctaatgtttaaaaggtcaagattaggttcctagttctcattttaacagaggtttttattagaacctcttcctatatatatatatatagagagagagagagagagaggtaataataaaaaaaaaaattgatcggGCGACCGCCGAGGCTGCCCGGCCTCTAGATCCGTCTCTGCCTAAGAACAATCATTACTGTCATTGTAATGCAACAATTTTAATACATGTGTAGCATGTTATCTCCAATATTCCCTGcatgttgaaaaaaaaaatatttagagcgaaaaaaaaaatcttaattatgaacatttatatttattcaacATAACTTATactcttaaaaattatatatataaccatcatatttattcacaaaaattatTCACAGAAACTTATACTTTTTCTGTTATGAAGGTTTACATTTATTCAACATAAACTTGTACTTTTCCTATAATTATTGACTTGACAAATGTAATGTTTTAAATTTGTGACATTTGTTTATGATGATTGctacttttatttatgaaaacttatacatttaattatttggtcaaataattattattgtaataaagtaattattgttataataaaaagtaaccattgatatgatgaaaggtaatgttagaaaatattacatttcttcacaataattactttgaaataacttgaaataaataacattttaaaaGAATGCATATAaagaaaactagaaagcaaataaaaaattaaagaaaataggaaatgaaaacaaaaaggaaaataaaacagaaaaagaaattatttgagaaataaaaaaaatacaaatatagaagaataaaatatataaagaaaacaaaacaaataataaagaaaatagaaaaagtaaacccaaaaaaaaatgcacataaagaaaactaaaaaggaaataaaaaagattaaagaaaagaggaaatgaaaacaAAAAGGCAAAGAAAACCTTTATTCTTCACAAAACCCTATCTCTCCATCTTCAACAGCGACCTTCCCCAATTTATTTCCAATTCTTCTTTCAATTCATTCACTATGAGAATGAGGCGGAATCACGCTGCCATGATTTTGGGAAGAATTATCTCCAATTCTTCTTTCAATTCATCCACTCTCCCCATTGCTTCTCTACACTCGTTTCTTCTCAAACCCAGATTCAATTTTGATAATCTCACCCACCAAATTAGATCCTTCTCCTCCTATCCCAGATTCGATTTTGGATCTATACGTGAGCCCAATGATGCCGTCGCTCTATTTCGGGATATGATGAGAACGGAGCCGCTTCCTTCTGTTAAGCTTTTCTCAAGATTGCTGAGTGCTGTGGTCAAGCTGAAACAATACTCTGCTGCACTTCATCTGTTCGACGAAATGCTTCAAAGGGATGCTCCTGTAAATCACTACACGTTGAGTATTGCAATTGATTGCTATTGCCGACTGAAAAGACCTGATTTTGGGTTTGCGATCTTAGGCATTTTTTTCAAGCGTGGGTACGAGCCTACTGTTGTAACCTTCAACATTCTCGTGAAGGGCCTTCTGTTTGTTGGAAGGATCCCAGAGGCAGCTAAATTGTTGGGGAAGCTGTCGGCCTACCAACTGTGCGAGCCCGATGAGTATACGTATAATACTATAATTCATGGGTTATGCAAAGCTGGAGATATTCTACAGGCGATTAATTTGCTCTGCTCATtggaaaaaggaaaagggaaCTGCAAACCCGATGCCTATTCTTACAGCATAGTCATTGATGGTCTATGCAAGAACGGAAAGGTGGACGAAGCTCTCCAACTCTTCTCCACTTTGGGTGATAAGGAGATTTCGCCAGATGTCGTGACATATAGTTCAATAATTGAGGGGTTATGCAAGATGAGAAGAGTGGACGAGGCCGAGCATATATTGGTAAAAATGAAGGAGATTGATGTTCAACCCAACATTGTCACTTATACTGCATTGATCAATGGGTATTGTTTACAAGGAAAAATGGAGGAAGCCGGACGCATTTTCCGATTGGCAGTGAACTCTGGAATCAAGCCCGATATCATAAGCTACATTAGCCTGATGAATGGGTATTGTAAAATCGGCCGAGTCGATGAAGTTTCACGTCTTTTTACCAAAATTGGCACTGAAGGGTTAGAGCGCAATGTTGTTTGTTATTCCATAATGCTAGAGGCGCTATTTCGTGAAGGAAGATGCGAGGACGGCTTGAATTTGTTCGAAGAGATGCAATCTCTAGGATTGTCTCTTGATGTAATGACTTACAATATCTTGTTGGATGGTCTGTGCAGTGCTCATCATATCACTGAAGCATTTTCCATATTGCACGCTATGGAAGGTAAAGGCATCGTTCCAGACATAGTAACATCCAATATTCTCATTGAGGGATTGTGCAACGACAACAAAGTCAGAGAAGCAAAAGATCTGTTCGACAAGCTTCCATCCAAAGGTTTGCAGCCTGACATCATAACTTATACAATCCTTATCGGTGCACTTTGCAAAGAAGGGCAGATAGAGGAGGCTAAAGATCTGTTCCATGAGTTTCCATCCAAAGGTTTGCAGCCTGACATCATAACATATAGTATCCTCATTGGTGCACTTTGCAAAGAAGGGCAGATAGAGGAGGCTAAAGATCTGTTCCATGAGCTCCCATCCAAAGGTTTGCAGCCTGACGTCATAACTTGTACAATCCTTATCGATGCACTTTGTGAGGAAGGGCAGATAGAGGAGGCTAAGGATTTGATGACACAAATGGTAAACAACGGTTGCTTGCCTGATAGTGTAACATACAATGTTTTTGTTCAAGGTCTTCTCAAATCGAACAAGGCGCAAGATGCAATTCTGTTGTTGGAAGAGATGGTTTCAAGGGGATTCACACTTGGTGTCAACACTATTTCGATGCTGAGTGAACATGTGAAAAGGGAAGGTAAAGATAGTGTTCTTTTTAATAAGGTTAAGACATTTATACCAAAAGACATATTTGATTGATAGAACTCCAATTTGTCTAGTTACTTGACAAGCTTGTTTGTA is a window encoding:
- the LOC130998787 gene encoding putative pentatricopeptide repeat-containing protein At1g12700, mitochondrial — protein: MQEQFQSIKYLSLSAYQLCEPDEYTYNTIINGLCKAGDILQVIDLLCSLEKGKGNCKPDVYAYSIVIDSQCKEGKVDEALQLFSTLGDKGISPNVVTYSSIIEGLCKLRRMDETQDILRKMIANKVYPNVWTCSIFVDAWCRDGMVEEAEHMLVSMKKIDVQPNIVIYNALIDGYCLQGKVDDAERIFQLAVNSGINPDIISYTSLMNGYCKIGRVNKVSRIFNEIRTEGLERDVICYGIMLEALFREGRCQDGLNLFKEMQTLGLSPDVKTYNILLDGLCNAHRITEAFSILHTMEGKCIVPDIVTFNILIEGLCNDNKVREAKDLFDKLPSKGLQPDVITYTILIGALCEEGQIEEAKDLMTQMVSNDCLPNSVTYNVFVRGLLKINKMLDAMPLLEEMDSRGFTLDKTAYSMLIEHVKMEGRDSVLVDKVKKLLPKDFYSS
- the LOC130999318 gene encoding pentatricopeptide repeat-containing protein At1g62670, mitochondrial-like; this translates as MRMRRNHAAMILGRIISNSSFNSSTLPIASLHSFLLKPRFNFDNLTHQIRSFSSYPRFDFGSIREPNDAVALFRDMMRTEPLPSVKLFSRLLSAVVKLKQYSAALHLFDEMLQRDAPVNHYTLSIAIDCYCRLKRPDFGFAILGIFFKRGYEPTVVTFNILVKGLLFVGRIPEAAKLLGKLSAYQLCEPDEYTYNTIIHGLCKAGDILQAINLLCSLEKGKGNCKPDAYSYSIVIDGLCKNGKVDEALQLFSTLGDKEISPDVVTYSSIIEGLCKMRRVDEAEHILVKMKEIDVQPNIVTYTALINGYCLQGKMEEAGRIFRLAVNSGIKPDIISYISLMNGYCKIGRVDEVSRLFTKIGTEGLERNVVCYSIMLEALFREGRCEDGLNLFEEMQSLGLSLDVMTYNILLDGLCSAHHITEAFSILHAMEGKGIVPDIVTSNILIEGLCNDNKVREAKDLFDKLPSKGLQPDIITYTILIGALCKEGQIEEAKDLFHEFPSKGLQPDIITYSILIGALCKEGQIEEAKDLFHELPSKGLQPDVITCTILIDALCEEGQIEEAKDLMTQMVNNGCLPDSVTYNVFVQGLLKSNKAQDAILLLEEMVSRGFTLGVNTISMLSEHVKREGKDSVLFNKVKTFIPKDIFD